In the Mauremys mutica isolate MM-2020 ecotype Southern chromosome 13, ASM2049712v1, whole genome shotgun sequence genome, one interval contains:
- the CCM2L gene encoding cerebral cavernous malformations 2 protein-like isoform X1, translating into MEYEAKKGKKGFVSPIKRLVFPKAARRQALRSSVYRRPLHSVPLYPPDYLIDPQILLHDYVEKEVKFLGHLTWVTSSLNPSSRDELLQLLDTARQLKELPLQTTPEQDSILSLSARCLLLTWRDNEELILRIPTHEIAAASYLRDDALHLLVLKTGLGVDPVPAGGSLDMYPGGSLEKKLPGGAAEKRQAGICLEPKQLGGTMERRHTICSLDWKMARGGQEGRQGGGGSLERKQASGSWEKRHSSRAGGSWERRQTYSGSWERRQLGKAGGSWERGKTYGSWERRHTGNNPLDPKEPSPEAYCNLIILAVANRDAAEESCALICQVFQIIYGDQSIECVDRAGFHYTSTPERPWLSSRSESCRTDGTYGYDADFSCCSSFNGSHETFEAYYSGTSSPSFRESRDSLASDQSSVGLEQLQDYMITLRNKLSPQEIQQFALLLREYRMGRSVQEYCSDLLQLYGDKRKFLLLGMRPFIPDQDIGYFESFLESIGIREGGILTDSFGRIKRSMSNTSASAVRSYDSWSLRSESESFNRMITDITHDIEALARDEEEEEEEEDNYL; encoded by the exons ATGGAGTACGAGGCCAAGAAGGGGAAGAAG GGGTTTGTGTCTCCCATCAAGCGGCTGGTTTTCCCCAAGGCGGCTCGCAGGCAGGCGCTCAGGAGCAGTGTCTACCGGAGGCCTCTGCATTCGGTCCCTCTCTACCCCCCAGATTATCTCATCGATCCCCAAATACTGCTGCATGACTACGTGGAGAAGGAGGTGAAG TTTTTAGGCCACCTGACCTGGGTGACATCCTCCTTGAACCCCTCCAGCCGGGatgagctgctgcagctcctggacACAGCTCGG CAGCTGAAGGAACTGCCCCTCCAGACAACCCCGGAGCAGGACAGCATCCTGAGCCTGTCAGCCCgctgcctcctcctcacctggagAGACAATGAGGAGCTCATCCTGAGGATCCCCACCCATGAGATCGCGGCCGCCTCCTACCTGCGGGATGATGCCCTGCACCTCCTGGTGCTGAAAACAG GCCTAGGAGTTGACCCCGttcctgcagggggcagcctggACATGTACCCAGGGGGCAGTCTGGAGAAAAAGCTCCCTGGAGGGGCGGCTGAGAAGAGGCAGGCAGGGATCTGCCTGGAGCCCAAGCAGCTGGGGGGCACCATGGAGCGCCGGCACACCATCTGCAGCCTGGACTGGAAGATGGCCCGGGGCGGGCAGGAGGGCAgacagggcgggggagggagcctggagaggaagcaggccagtggcagctgGGAGAAGAGGCACAGCAGCCGGGCGGGCGGGAGCTGGGAGCGGAGACAGACCTACAGCGGCAGCTGGGAGCGGAGGCAGCTGGGGAAGGCTggcggcagctgggagcggggtaAGACCTATGGCAGCTGGGAGCGGAGGCACACAGGGAATAACCCACTGGATCCCAAGGAGCCCAGCCCTGAGGCGTATTGCAACCTCATCATCCTGGCCGTGGCCAACAGG GATGCAGCTGAAGAATCCTGTGCTCTCATCTGCCAGGTCTTCCAGATCATCTATGGGGACCAGAGCATCGAGTGCGTAGACCGGGCTGGCTTCCACTACACCTCCACCCCCGAGCGCCCCTGGCTCTCCAGCAGGA GTGAGAGCTGCCGCACTGACGGGACGTATGGATACGATGctgatttcagctgctgcagCTCATT CAATGGCTCCCACGAGACCTTTGAAGCATATTACAGTGGGACTTCTTCCCCTTCCTTTCGGGAATCGCGTGACAGCCTGGCCAGTGACCAGAGCAGCGTGGgactggagcagctgcaggactATATGATCACA ctgAGGAACAAGCTTTCCCCCCAGGAGATCCAGCAGTTTGCGTTGCTGCTCAGGGAGTACCGGATGGGAAGGTCCGTCCAGGAATACTGTTCTGATCTGCTGCAGCTCTATGGGGACAAGAGGAAGTTTCTCCTTCTGG gaatgcGGCCCTTCATCCCAGATCAGGACATCGGCTACTTCGAGAGCTTCCTGGAGAGCATCGGCATCCGGGAAGGGGGGATCCTGACCGACAGCTTCGGGCGGATAAAGCGCAGCATGAGCAACACCTCCGCCTCCGCCGTGCGCAGCTACGACAGCTGGTCCCTCCGCTCCGAGTCGGAGTCCTTCAACCGCATGATCACGGACATCACCCACGACATCGAGGCCCTGGCTcgtgatgaggaggaggaggaggaggaggaagacaactATCTGTGA
- the CCM2L gene encoding cerebral cavernous malformations 2 protein-like isoform X2, whose product MEYEAKKGKKGFVSPIKRLVFPKAARRQALRSSVYRRPLHSVPLYPPDYLIDPQILLHDYVEKEVKFLGHLTWVTSSLNPSSRDELLQLLDTARQLKELPLQTTPEQDSILSLSARCLLLTWRDNEELILRIPTHEIAAASYLRDDALHLLVLKTGLGVDPVPAGGSLDMYPGGSLEKKLPGGAAEKRQAGICLEPKQLGGTMERRHTICSLDWKMARGGQEGRQGGGGSLERKQASGSWEKRHSSRAGGSWERRQTYSGSWERRQLGKAGGSWERGKTYGSWERRHTGNNPLDPKEPSPEAYCNLIILAVANRVFQIIYGDQSIECVDRAGFHYTSTPERPWLSSRSESCRTDGTYGYDADFSCCSSFNGSHETFEAYYSGTSSPSFRESRDSLASDQSSVGLEQLQDYMITLRNKLSPQEIQQFALLLREYRMGRSVQEYCSDLLQLYGDKRKFLLLGMRPFIPDQDIGYFESFLESIGIREGGILTDSFGRIKRSMSNTSASAVRSYDSWSLRSESESFNRMITDITHDIEALARDEEEEEEEEDNYL is encoded by the exons ATGGAGTACGAGGCCAAGAAGGGGAAGAAG GGGTTTGTGTCTCCCATCAAGCGGCTGGTTTTCCCCAAGGCGGCTCGCAGGCAGGCGCTCAGGAGCAGTGTCTACCGGAGGCCTCTGCATTCGGTCCCTCTCTACCCCCCAGATTATCTCATCGATCCCCAAATACTGCTGCATGACTACGTGGAGAAGGAGGTGAAG TTTTTAGGCCACCTGACCTGGGTGACATCCTCCTTGAACCCCTCCAGCCGGGatgagctgctgcagctcctggacACAGCTCGG CAGCTGAAGGAACTGCCCCTCCAGACAACCCCGGAGCAGGACAGCATCCTGAGCCTGTCAGCCCgctgcctcctcctcacctggagAGACAATGAGGAGCTCATCCTGAGGATCCCCACCCATGAGATCGCGGCCGCCTCCTACCTGCGGGATGATGCCCTGCACCTCCTGGTGCTGAAAACAG GCCTAGGAGTTGACCCCGttcctgcagggggcagcctggACATGTACCCAGGGGGCAGTCTGGAGAAAAAGCTCCCTGGAGGGGCGGCTGAGAAGAGGCAGGCAGGGATCTGCCTGGAGCCCAAGCAGCTGGGGGGCACCATGGAGCGCCGGCACACCATCTGCAGCCTGGACTGGAAGATGGCCCGGGGCGGGCAGGAGGGCAgacagggcgggggagggagcctggagaggaagcaggccagtggcagctgGGAGAAGAGGCACAGCAGCCGGGCGGGCGGGAGCTGGGAGCGGAGACAGACCTACAGCGGCAGCTGGGAGCGGAGGCAGCTGGGGAAGGCTggcggcagctgggagcggggtaAGACCTATGGCAGCTGGGAGCGGAGGCACACAGGGAATAACCCACTGGATCCCAAGGAGCCCAGCCCTGAGGCGTATTGCAACCTCATCATCCTGGCCGTGGCCAACAGG GTCTTCCAGATCATCTATGGGGACCAGAGCATCGAGTGCGTAGACCGGGCTGGCTTCCACTACACCTCCACCCCCGAGCGCCCCTGGCTCTCCAGCAGGA GTGAGAGCTGCCGCACTGACGGGACGTATGGATACGATGctgatttcagctgctgcagCTCATT CAATGGCTCCCACGAGACCTTTGAAGCATATTACAGTGGGACTTCTTCCCCTTCCTTTCGGGAATCGCGTGACAGCCTGGCCAGTGACCAGAGCAGCGTGGgactggagcagctgcaggactATATGATCACA ctgAGGAACAAGCTTTCCCCCCAGGAGATCCAGCAGTTTGCGTTGCTGCTCAGGGAGTACCGGATGGGAAGGTCCGTCCAGGAATACTGTTCTGATCTGCTGCAGCTCTATGGGGACAAGAGGAAGTTTCTCCTTCTGG gaatgcGGCCCTTCATCCCAGATCAGGACATCGGCTACTTCGAGAGCTTCCTGGAGAGCATCGGCATCCGGGAAGGGGGGATCCTGACCGACAGCTTCGGGCGGATAAAGCGCAGCATGAGCAACACCTCCGCCTCCGCCGTGCGCAGCTACGACAGCTGGTCCCTCCGCTCCGAGTCGGAGTCCTTCAACCGCATGATCACGGACATCACCCACGACATCGAGGCCCTGGCTcgtgatgaggaggaggaggaggaggaggaagacaactATCTGTGA